The Microbacterium sp. SORGH_AS_0862 region CGTTCGCCAAGACGCCCACCCAGAGCATCGCGGCACGGTCGAGCCCGATGTCGTTGGTCGCGTATGAGAGGGCGTAGACCGTGAAGATCGTGCTGACGGAGGCGATGACGGCCGCGCAGATCACCCGCAGCAGAGGCCGCCAGTGACGGCGCATCAGCACACCCAGCGGGGCCTGCGCGACGGCGCCCTCCGCCCGTTCGGCCAAGAACGCCGGGGTCTCCTCCAGGGTGCGCCGGATGATGAGCGCCGCAACCACGACGACCGCGCTGAGCCAGAAGGGCAGTCGCCAGCCCCACGTGAGAAGCTGGTCGGTCGGCAGCAGGGCGACGGGGATGAACACACCGGTGGCGAGGATCTGCCCCGCCTGCGTTCCGCTCATGGTGAAGCTCGTGAAGTATGCCCGTCGGTCATCCGGCGCATGCTCGAGAGTCATCGAGTTCGCGCCCGACTGCTCGCCCCCCGCGGAGAACCCCTGCAGCAGACGCAGGATCACGAGGAAGACCGGCGCAGCGGCGCCGATCTGCTCGTACGTCGGGAGACATCCCACGACGAAGGTGGCGACCCCCATGAGCAGGACGGTGAGCACGAGGACGCGCTTGCGACCGAACCGGTCGCCCATGTGCCCGAGCACCAGAGCACCCAGCGGTCGCGCGAGATATCCGACCCCGAACGTGCCGATCGCCAACACGGTCGCGAGGATCGGATCGGAACCGCCGAAGAACACCTTTCCGAACACGAGCGCCGCGGCGGTCCCATAGATGAAGAAGTCGTAGTACTCGAGAGCACTTCCGATCCAGGCGGCCGTTGCCGCCTTTCGGGGGTTGCCTGCCGCGCGGACGGGCGTGTTCGGGTGGGTCGTCATCGACTGCTCCTTGTTCTCCACTTTGAGGACATTTGCGAACGTACTAGTTAGTCCACTGGCATGGTGCACGTTTCGCCTCTCCCTGTCAATCCCGCCCGCCATGGCCCGAGGGGCCCGGCGAACGCCTGCACTACGCTGACGTCGTGACCACAAAGCCGACACGCGATGCCGAGCGCACGCGCATGGAGTTGTTGGCCGTGGCGACGGAGGTGTTCGCGGCCGAGGGCTTCTCGGGCGCTCGCGTCGACGTCATCGCCGAACGCACCCGCACGACGAAGCGGATGATCTACTACTACTTCGGCGGCAAGGAGGGGCTCTACCGTGCGGTTCTCGAGGAGGCGTACCGCGGCATCCGCGACGCAGAGCAGACGCTCGACGTCGACGAAGAGGACCCCCTGCATGCGATACGTCGACTCGCCGAACTGACGTTCGATCACCACGTGGGTCACCAGGACTTCATCCGCCTCGTCGCCGTCGAGAACATCCACCGGGGCGAGCACATCACGCAGTTGCCCGCACTTCGCGAACTCTCGCAGCCGGCGGTCGACGTTCTCGAGCGCGTTCTCGAGCGCGGACGTGCGGCCGAGGTCTTCCGCGACGACGTCGATGCCCTGCAGGTGCACCTCATGATCAGCTCCTACTGCGTCTTCCAGATCGCCAACCGCCACACGTTCGGCTACCTCTTCGGCCTCGACTTCGAGGATCCACGACAGAGAGCACGCATGCGCGCCACCCTGGGCGACATCGTCGTCGGCTGGCTGACCGACGGTCCGGAACGGGTGCCACGCGGTTGACAGGAGCCCCGCATCCTGATTCACTTCCGTACGTACCAGTTCGTACATTGAATGCGAGGACATGGATGTCAACGCCGCGAGCATTTCTCGTCGGACTGATCGGCTCGGGCATCGGTCCGTCGCTCACACGAGTCTGCACATGACAGAGGCCGCGCGTCACGGCCTGTCCTACGTCTACCGTCGGATCGATCTCGGTGAACTGAGCCTTCAGCCCGACGAGATCGGCGAAATCCTCACCTGGGCCGAGCGGCTGGGCTACGACGCGGTGAACGTGACACATCCCTGCAAACAGGGCGTCATCCCCCACCTCGACGAGCTCTCGCCGCAGGCCGCGGGCTTGGGAGCCGTCAACACCGTGCTCCTTCGTGACGGGCGCCGAATCGGACACAACACCGACACCTCGGGATTCGAGTCCGCATTCCGCGAGCAGATGGGTGACGAAGAGCCCGGCGCGGTCGCGCTGCTCGGCGCCGGGGGCGCCGGTTCTGCCGTCGCCGACGCGCTCCTGCGGCTCGGGGCCCGACGCCTCGACATCATCGACGTCGATCGCTCCCGCGCCGAGCGCCTCGCCGGTGAACTGGCCCGACGCCACGGCGTCCCGGTGAGCGCCCGCAGCGCCGACGGGATCGCGGATGTGCTCGCCGAAGCCGACGGTCTCGCGCACTGCACGCCCACCGGGATGCGAGAGCATCCGGGCCTCCCGGTCTCGGCCGACTTCCTGCGTCCGGACCTCTGGGTCGCTGACATCGTCTATCGGCCGCTCGAGACTCAACTGCTCCGTGTCGCGCGCGAGCGTGGCTGCCGCACGGTCTCGGGCGGCGGCATGGCCGTCCACCAGGCGGCCGACGCCTTCGAGCTGATCACCGGCATCCGCCCGGATCCGGCCCGCATGGGCAGGGACTTCGCCCGACTGATCGAAGCGACCGGCGAGGCGCCGAGTCGCCCGCTTCAGCCCGCGACTTCCTGATAGGCCGCGAACAGCAGCGACTCGTCTGGTGCCTGCAGAACCGTCGGGCGAGCGATGTCATCCAACACGATGAACCTCAGCATCCCGCCGCGCGACTTCTTGTCTCGCTGCATGGTCGCCAGCAGCTGCGGCCAGGCGCCGGCGCGATAGCTTGTGGGCAGCCCGAGCGACTCGAGGATCTCGCGATGGCGCGCCGCAGCCCCGTCCGACAGTCGCCCTGCCAGGCGCGAGAGCTCGGCGGCGTACACCATGCCGATGGAGATGGCGGCGCCATGGCGCCACCGGTAGCGCTCGGCGTGCTCGATCGCGTGGCCGAGCGTATGACCGTAGTTGAGGATCTCCCGCAGCCCCGCCTCGCGGAAGTCCTCGCCCACCACGCGCGCCTTCATGTCGATCGCGAGCTCGAGGCAGCGGCGGAAGGATGCCGATGACGGGTCGACGATCGCTTGCGGCTCAGCCTCGATCCGATCGAGGATCTCCGGTGCCCAGATGAAACCCGCCTTCACGACCTCGGCGAAGCCGGCGGTCGCCTCGTTCTGGGACAGACCGTCCAGCATCGACAGGTCGCAGACGACGGCCTGCGGCGCCCAGAAGGCGCCGACGAGGTTCTTGCCCTCTGCCGTGTTGATGCCCGTCTTCCCGCCGACAGCTGCATCCACCATGCCGAGGACGGTCGTCGGAACCTGAACGACCTGGATGCCACGCAGCCAGGTGGCGGCGACGAAGCCCGCCAGATCTGTCACCGCTCCCCCGCCGAACCCGACCACCGCATCCGTCCGCGTGAAGTCCGCTTGGCCCATGACCTGCCAGCAGAACGCGGCCACCTCGACGCGCTTGCCCTGCTCCGCGTCGGGGATCTCAGCCAGGAGCACCTCGCGCCCCCCGTCGGCCATGATTCGTTCACGCAGGGAGGCTGCTGCCGCGGCCAGTGTCGGCGGGTGGACCACGAGAACCTTGCGGACCGACGCCGCGAGAGACTCCCCCACCCGATCCAGGATGTCGCGCCCGAGATGGATCGTGTACCCGTTGTCACCGGCGACGGTGATCTCGGTCGTCTCGGTCATGAGTGTCCCTTCGGTGCGGCTGTGCGCGCCCACGCCACGATCTGGTCGGCGACGTCGGAAAGTGGTCCGTGCGAGGTGTCGAAGGTCGCGTCGGCGACGTCTGTGTACAGCGGCATCCGCTCCTCGAGGATGCAGTGCCAGCGCGCGACGGGATCCTCGCCCTCGGCGGCGAGCAGCGGACGGTGCCCACCCCCGATCCGGCCGGCGACGATCGCCGGCGAGACCGTCAGGAGGGCGACGCGGTGGGCTCGCAGATCGGCCCGCGTGTCGGGATGGAGGACGGAGCCGCCGCCCAGCGAGACGACGCCGCCCTGAGCCAAAGACTGCGTGACGGCCTCACGTTCGAGCTCGCGGAAGTGCGCCTCGCCGCGCGTGGAGAAGATGTCGGCGATCGGACCGTGCGATCGGACGACGATCGCGTCGGTATCGACGAAACCGAGCTCCAGGATCTTGGCGACCCGCTTGCCGATGCTGGTCTTTCCCGCACCCATGGGTCCGACGAGCACGATCGCCGAGGCGGCGGGCCCTGTCATCGATCGAGATCGGGATCGCTGGCGTCCGCCGTGCGCAAGGTGTCCGGGATCGCCGCCAGGTAGGACTGCAGATTGCGGCGGGTCTCGACGATGTTGTCACCGCCGAACTTCTCGAGCACGACGTCGGCGAGGACGATGGCGACCATGGCCTCCGCGACGACACCGGCGGCGGGGACTGCGCAGACGTCCGAACGCTGGTGGTGCGCCGAGGCGGTCTCGCCCGTGGCGACGTCGATGGTCCGCAGCGCGTGCGGGACGGTCGCGATCGGCTTCATTCCGGCTCGCACCCGCAACACGGTCCCGGTGGACATGCCACCCTCGGTGCCGCCGGCGCGGTCGGTGCCGCGCGTGATCCCGCCGTCGGTCGCGAACAACTCGTCGTGTGCCGCAGAGCCGCGCCGACGGGTCGTCTCGAAGCCGTCGCCGACCTCCACACCCTTGATCGCCTGGATGCTCATGAGCGCCTGCGCCAGCTTGGCGTCGAGACGGCGGTCCCACTGCACGTGTGATCCCAGCCCCGGCGGCATGCCGTACGCCAGCACCTCGACGATGCCGCCCAGGGTGTCGCCGTCCTTCTTCGCGGCGTCGACCTCGGCCACCATCGCCGCGGACGTCGTCGCGTCGAAGCAGCGCAGCGGATCCGCATCCAGTGCGTCGACGTCGTCCGGGGTCGGAAGCGCCGCGCCCTCGGGGACGCGCACCGGGCCGATGGAGAGCGTGTGGCTCACGAGGCGGATTCCGAGCTCGCCGAGGAACGAGCGCGCGATGGCGCCCAGGGCGACGCGCGCGGCGGTCTCGCGGGCGCTCGCGCGCTCGAGGATGGGACGGGCCTCGTCGAACCCGTACTTCTGCATCCCGACGAGATCGGCGTGTCCGGGCCGAGGACGCGTGAGCGCTGCCCCGCGACCGCGCGAGCGCTCCGTGAGCTCCACTGGATCGGGGCTCATGACCTCGACCCACTTCGGCCACTCCGTGTTGCCCACGCGCAGCGCGATCGGGCTGCCGATGGAGTACCCGTGCACCACGCCCGAGGAGATCGAGAGTTCGTCCTCCTCGAACTTCATCCGTGAGCCGCGGCCGTAGCCCAGCTTGCGTCGGGCGAGGTCGGCTTGGATCGCGTCACGGGCGACGGGCACGCCGGCAGGCAGGCCCTCCATGATGGCGACGAGTTCGGGGCCGTGCGATTCGCCGGCCGTGAGCACGCGGAGCATTCGTCTATTCTCCCACGAGCGCCCGGCGCATTGCGGCCAGTACCCGCGCTTCGTCATCGAGCGCCTGGTCCTGCGCTCCGCCCACGAACACGCGCACCTGTCGGAGCGCCTGATGCAGGAGCATCGGCAGCCCGGACACCGCGGTGAGACCGCGTTCGACCCATGCCGCCGACAGGGATGTCGGCCAGGTTCCGTAGACGACATCCATGAGGGTGCCGCCCGCATCCGCCAGCGACGCCACGATGTCGGGGGCCAAGGAGGCGTCTCCCGGGAGCGTCGACACGGTGACGTCGACGGCGCCATGCCGGCCATCCAGAGAGCGAGCAGTACTGTGCAGCCTCAGCTCTGCGCCCCGGGCCACGAGATCCTTCGCGGCTTCCCGCCGGCGAGCCACGACCTCCACGGAACCGACGCCCATCTCCGACAACGCGACCAGCGCCGATGTGGCGGTGGCGCCGGCCCCCAGGATGCGCGCCGAAGAAGCCTCCGCGACACCCGCCTCGCCGAGCGCGGCAACGATGCCCCCGACGTCCGTGTTGTACCCGCGCGGCCCCCGCGGGTCGAGCAGCAGCGTGTTGACGGCTCCTGTCGCGCGCGCCCTCCCGTCGACCTCGACGGCCGCGCGGAAGCCCGCAGATTTGAGGGGCATGGTGAGCGACAGCCCTCGCCAGGACGCGTCCAGCGACGAGAGCTCGGCGCCGAACCCCGCTTCATCGACACGCCGTCTGTCGTACGTCCACTCCGCACCGAGCACCTCGTAGGCGGCTGCGTGCAGCAGCGGCGAACGGCTGTGGGAGATGGGATCACCCCACACGGCGAGGCGCGTGCCGGTCAACATCCAGAATCCGGGTGCTCGCTGCACCACTGCTGGAACTGCTTGACGTACTTCTGGTGCTCCGCATAGGTCGTCGTGAACACCGTCTCCCCGGTGTCCAGGTTCACGGTCACGAAGTACAGCCATGGGCCGTCCGCGGGATGCATCGCGGCATCGATCGCCACATCACCCGGGTTCGAGATCGGCCCCACCGGCAAACCGGGATGGACGTAGGTGTTCCATGGATTGTCGTCGCGCTGCGCCTGTTCCGAGGTGCTCACCGAGCCGGCATGGAGCTCGCCGTATCCGTACTGCGCGGTCGAGTCCATCTGCAGCAGACCGAATGTCTCCTGGTTGGAGGGGTCGAGTCGGTTGAGGATGACGCGCGACACCTTCTGCATGTCCGCCTCGTATCGCGCCTCGCGCTGGATGATCGATGCGATCGTCAGGATGCGTTCTCGCTGATCGGCAGGGACCCCCGCCGCATCGAGCGACTGGACGGTGCGGTCCACCATCATCTGGATGATCGATGTCGCACCGGTGCCGGGCTCGATCGTGTACGTCGCGGGGAAGAGCCAGCCCTCCAGGCTCGACGCCGAGACGCCATAGGCGGAGGGGTCCGCAACAGCGGCGGTCAACTCGTCGAGCGGGACGCTCGCGCCGTCGGCGATCCGCTGCAGCGCCACATCCACCGTCAGCCCCTCGGGGAGCACGACGCGACCCTCCAGCCGGTTGGCGGGATCCCCGAGCGCCTCCAGTGCCGCCGCCGATGTCATCTCCTGCTGCAGCTTGTACGTTCCGGGCTGGAAGGTGAAGGCGACGTTGTTGTCGATCATGTAGCTGTACAGCGAGTTCGCCGTGCGTGTCACGCCTGCATCGAACATCTTCTGGGACACCTGGGGACCGGCGTCGCCGCTGACGACCGTGATCGTCGCCTCGCCGTGCGCTTGTCCGGCCTCGAACTCGGTCGGCTCCTCCCATCCCAGCACCGCGCGGATCTTGTCCTCGTACGTGTTCCACACCCAGAGGCCGCCCGCGGCGACGCCGCCGAGGAGCACCAGCACGATCGCCAGAGCGATCCACCCTCCCTTGCGGCGGCGGCGCTTGTCCGGTGGGGGCGGGGGCGCGCCCAGAACGTCCGTCGTCGCGTCACCCGTGAAGAGATCGTCCAACGAGGGACGCGAAGGGGTGGTGGGCGCGGGCTCCGCCGGTGCGCGGAAGATCTGCTCGGCGGCCGCGGGCGTCGGTGTGGGAGCCGAGGCGGGCTGAGGCGCGCTGGCGCGCTCGGCGGCCTCGCGCGCTTCGCGGCGGGAGGAGGGAGTGTCGGACATCAGTCGGTCTCCTGGTCCGGGGTCGACGGGAGTGCCGGGCGCCCGCCCTGTCTGCTTCTCGACATCGAGGGCGTTCTGCAACAGGATCACGGCGGCGACCTGGTCCACTATCCCACGCGAAGAGCGCTGGGAACGTCCTGAACGCCGGAGCGCCGCGTGGGCCGAGACTGTGCTCAATCGCTCGTCAACCAGCCGCACGGGCAGAGATCCGTCCGCGGCGAGGACGCGCGCGAACTCGCGGGCGTCCTGCGTCGAGGCGGTCTCGTTGCCGTTCAGGCTGATCGGAAGCCCGACGTACAGCGCGGTCGCGTTCTCCTCCCGGGCGATGGCGAGTACGCGTTGCGGTGCGTCGTCCGCGCGCGCAACCGTCTCCACCGGCGTCGCGAGCATCCCGTCGGGATCGCACCGGGCCACGCCGACCCGCGCCTTCCCCACATCGATGCCGAGCCGGACGCCCCTGCGGAAGTCGCTCACGCCGACGTGGTCTCCAGCGATCGGACGATGCCATCCAGCGCGTCGGGCAGCGCAGCCGCATCCGAACCGCCGCCCTGTGCGACGTCGTCGCGTCCGCCGCCGCCGCCGCCGAGCACTCCCGCAGCGCCCTTGGCCAGAACGCCGGCCTTCACACCCGACCGCCGTGCCGCCTCGTTCGTGGCGACGATGACGATCGGACGTCCTCCCGCTGTCGCGCCGAGGGCGACGACGCTCGCGTCCTCGCCGAGGCGATCGCGGACCGCCAGGGCCACCGTGCGCAGATCATCGGCCGATCCGACGGCGCCGATCGATGCGACGACGGCGCCCACCTGTCCGACGCGCCGCACCTGCGCCGCGAGCTCGGGGGCGCGCTGCGCGAGAGCCTGCGCCTCGAATGCCGCGATCTTCTTCTCCGCCGCCTTCAGACTCGCCGCGAGATCGGCGATCCTCGCGGGGATCTGCTCGCGCGGCACCTTCAGGTCCGACGTCAACTGAGACACGATCGCACGCTCTGCCGCCAGATCGCGGAACGCGTCGAGTCCGACGAGCGCCTCCACGCGCCGCGCGGTCGCGCCCACCGAGGACTCCCCCACGAGGTTGATGAGTCCCACCTCTGCGCTGGAGGCGACGTGCGTACCGGCGCACAGCTCACGCGACCACGGACCGCCGATGTCGACCATGCGCACGGTGGTCCCGTACTTCTCGCCGAACAGCGCCATCGCGCCGAGTTCCTTGGCTTCGTCGAGGGGCAGCACACGCGTGGTCACCTCGAGGTTGTCGCGCACGGCGTTGTTGGCGATCTCCTCGATCTCGCTCCGCGTCGCGGGCGAGAGCGCCTGGCTCCAGTTGAAGTCGAAGCGCATGTATCCGGCACGGTTCAACGAGCCCGCCTGGGTCGCGGAGCTTCCCAGGGTGTCGCGGAGCGCCGCGTGCACGAGGTGGGTCGCGGAGTGCGCCTGTCGCGCGGCGCGGCGGTTGGCCGCATCCACCACCGTCGTCGCCGCGTCACCGACCCCGACCTCACCCGTGAGCACCTCGACGGTGTGGCTGATGAGTCCGGGAACGGGCTTCTGCACGTCCAGGACGTCGAGCTCGAAGCCCGAACCGACGATGGTGCCCTTGTCGGCGACCTGACCGCCGGACTCCGCGTACAGCGCGGTGGCGGGCAGGATCACCTCGACGACCTGACCCTGACGCGCGCGGTCGACCGACACTCCGTCCTGCAGGATGCCCAGCACGCGCGACTCCGTCGCGAGGTCCGTGTACCCGGTGAAGACCGTCTCACCCTGAGCGCGGAAGTCGCGGTACACGCTGTGATCGGCAAGCTGGCGACGACGGCTCTTCGCGTCGGCCTTCGCCCGGGTGCGCTGCTCCTGCATCAGGGTGTCGAATGCGTCGCGGTCGACACTGAGGCCGGCCTCCTCGGCGACTTCGAG contains the following coding sequences:
- the aroB gene encoding 3-dehydroquinate synthase; the protein is MTETTEITVAGDNGYTIHLGRDILDRVGESLAASVRKVLVVHPPTLAAAAASLRERIMADGGREVLLAEIPDAEQGKRVEVAAFCWQVMGQADFTRTDAVVGFGGGAVTDLAGFVAATWLRGIQVVQVPTTVLGMVDAAVGGKTGINTAEGKNLVGAFWAPQAVVCDLSMLDGLSQNEATAGFAEVVKAGFIWAPEILDRIEAEPQAIVDPSSASFRRCLELAIDMKARVVGEDFREAGLREILNYGHTLGHAIEHAERYRWRHGAAISIGMVYAAELSRLAGRLSDGAAARHREILESLGLPTSYRAGAWPQLLATMQRDKKSRGGMLRFIVLDDIARPTVLQAPDESLLFAAYQEVAG
- a CDS encoding TetR/AcrR family transcriptional regulator; translation: MTTKPTRDAERTRMELLAVATEVFAAEGFSGARVDVIAERTRTTKRMIYYYFGGKEGLYRAVLEEAYRGIRDAEQTLDVDEEDPLHAIRRLAELTFDHHVGHQDFIRLVAVENIHRGEHITQLPALRELSQPAVDVLERVLERGRAAEVFRDDVDALQVHLMISSYCVFQIANRHTFGYLFGLDFEDPRQRARMRATLGDIVVGWLTDGPERVPRG
- a CDS encoding shikimate dehydrogenase, with translation MTEAARHGLSYVYRRIDLGELSLQPDEIGEILTWAERLGYDAVNVTHPCKQGVIPHLDELSPQAAGLGAVNTVLLRDGRRIGHNTDTSGFESAFREQMGDEEPGAVALLGAGGAGSAVADALLRLGARRLDIIDVDRSRAERLAGELARRHGVPVSARSADGIADVLAEADGLAHCTPTGMREHPGLPVSADFLRPDLWVADIVYRPLETQLLRVARERGCRTVSGGGMAVHQAADAFELITGIRPDPARMGRDFARLIEATGEAPSRPLQPATS
- the alaS gene encoding alanine--tRNA ligase, with protein sequence MKTAEIAQRYLDFFEKNDHTIVPSASLVSDDPTLLFTVAGMVPFVPFLNGTVPPPFPRAADVQKCIRTNDIEEVGHTARHGTFFQMLGNWSFGDYFKEGAITYAWDLLTRSEADGGLGFQEKDLWVTVYETDDEAADLWRRIAGLPEHRIQRLGREDNYWSTGQPGPAGPCSEIYFDRGPAYGRDGGPAVDDSRFTEIWNLVFMQYAITNVRSKIDFDIVGELPNKNIDTGMGLERVAFIKQGVDNMYETDQVRPVLDRAVELSGRPYGKEHEDDVRYRVIADHVRSSLMLLSDGVTPSNEGRGYILRRLMRRSIRAMRLLGVDGATFPELFAASRDAMAASYPVVAEDWGRISQYAFAEEETFLRTLASGSSILDLSIAETKKTGGSSISGDQAFLLHDTYGFPIDLTLEVAEEAGLSVDRDAFDTLMQEQRTRAKADAKSRRRQLADHSVYRDFRAQGETVFTGYTDLATESRVLGILQDGVSVDRARQGQVVEVILPATALYAESGGQVADKGTIVGSGFELDVLDVQKPVPGLISHTVEVLTGEVGVGDAATTVVDAANRRAARQAHSATHLVHAALRDTLGSSATQAGSLNRAGYMRFDFNWSQALSPATRSEIEEIANNAVRDNLEVTTRVLPLDEAKELGAMALFGEKYGTTVRMVDIGGPWSRELCAGTHVASSAEVGLINLVGESSVGATARRVEALVGLDAFRDLAAERAIVSQLTSDLKVPREQIPARIADLAASLKAAEKKIAAFEAQALAQRAPELAAQVRRVGQVGAVVASIGAVGSADDLRTVALAVRDRLGEDASVVALGATAGGRPIVIVATNEAARRSGVKAGVLAKGAAGVLGGGGGGRDDVAQGGGSDAAALPDALDGIVRSLETTSA
- a CDS encoding shikimate dehydrogenase, with the protein product MQRAPGFWMLTGTRLAVWGDPISHSRSPLLHAAAYEVLGAEWTYDRRRVDEAGFGAELSSLDASWRGLSLTMPLKSAGFRAAVEVDGRARATGAVNTLLLDPRGPRGYNTDVGGIVAALGEAGVAEASSARILGAGATATSALVALSEMGVGSVEVVARRREAAKDLVARGAELRLHSTARSLDGRHGAVDVTVSTLPGDASLAPDIVASLADAGGTLMDVVYGTWPTSLSAAWVERGLTAVSGLPMLLHQALRQVRVFVGGAQDQALDDEARVLAAMRRALVGE
- the mltG gene encoding endolytic transglycosylase MltG, whose protein sequence is MSDFRRGVRLGIDVGKARVGVARCDPDGMLATPVETVARADDAPQRVLAIAREENATALYVGLPISLNGNETASTQDAREFARVLAADGSLPVRLVDERLSTVSAHAALRRSGRSQRSSRGIVDQVAAVILLQNALDVEKQTGRAPGTPVDPGPGDRLMSDTPSSRREAREAAERASAPQPASAPTPTPAAAEQIFRAPAEPAPTTPSRPSLDDLFTGDATTDVLGAPPPPPDKRRRRKGGWIALAIVLVLLGGVAAGGLWVWNTYEDKIRAVLGWEEPTEFEAGQAHGEATITVVSGDAGPQVSQKMFDAGVTRTANSLYSYMIDNNVAFTFQPGTYKLQQEMTSAAALEALGDPANRLEGRVVLPEGLTVDVALQRIADGASVPLDELTAAVADPSAYGVSASSLEGWLFPATYTIEPGTGATSIIQMMVDRTVQSLDAAGVPADQRERILTIASIIQREARYEADMQKVSRVILNRLDPSNQETFGLLQMDSTAQYGYGELHAGSVSTSEQAQRDDNPWNTYVHPGLPVGPISNPGDVAIDAAMHPADGPWLYFVTVNLDTGETVFTTTYAEHQKYVKQFQQWCSEHPDSGC
- the aroC gene encoding chorismate synthase; this translates as MLRVLTAGESHGPELVAIMEGLPAGVPVARDAIQADLARRKLGYGRGSRMKFEEDELSISSGVVHGYSIGSPIALRVGNTEWPKWVEVMSPDPVELTERSRGRGAALTRPRPGHADLVGMQKYGFDEARPILERASARETAARVALGAIARSFLGELGIRLVSHTLSIGPVRVPEGAALPTPDDVDALDADPLRCFDATTSAAMVAEVDAAKKDGDTLGGIVEVLAYGMPPGLGSHVQWDRRLDAKLAQALMSIQAIKGVEVGDGFETTRRRGSAAHDELFATDGGITRGTDRAGGTEGGMSTGTVLRVRAGMKPIATVPHALRTIDVATGETASAHHQRSDVCAVPAAGVVAEAMVAIVLADVVLEKFGGDNIVETRRNLQSYLAAIPDTLRTADASDPDLDR
- a CDS encoding shikimate kinase produces the protein MTGPAASAIVLVGPMGAGKTSIGKRVAKILELGFVDTDAIVVRSHGPIADIFSTRGEAHFRELEREAVTQSLAQGGVVSLGGGSVLHPDTRADLRAHRVALLTVSPAIVAGRIGGGHRPLLAAEGEDPVARWHCILEERMPLYTDVADATFDTSHGPLSDVADQIVAWARTAAPKGHS